The following are from one region of the Pocillopora verrucosa isolate sample1 chromosome 3, ASM3666991v2, whole genome shotgun sequence genome:
- the LOC131783897 gene encoding guanine nucleotide exchange factor MSS4: MDDIIENGKNKKWVVCKLCGSKVLRPYAASHEQRELFLPFMQKKKDFAGAEEHQGEILQEHWMVSDMFTFENVGFSMTVDSIKYLACADCECGPIGWHDINDKTKFYVAVARVGHQDLSQ; this comes from the exons ATGGATGATATTATTGAGAATGGAAAGAACAAGAAATGGGTAGTCTGTAAGTTGTGTGGATCAAAAGTTCTGCGACCTTACGCGGCCAGTCACGAACAAAGAGAG CTATTCTTACCTTTCATGCAGAAAAAGAAGGACTTTGCTGGCGCTGAAGAACATCAAGGTGAAATCCTTCAAGAACATTGGATGGTATCAGATATGTTTACGTTCGAAAATGTTGGCTTTTCAATGACTGTGGATTCAATCAAATATTTAGCCTGTGCCGATTGTGAGTGTGGACCAATAGGCTGGCATGACATTAATGACAAGACGAAGTTTTATGTTGCTGTTGCACGAGTAGGGCATCAAGATCTATCACAATAA
- the LOC131783910 gene encoding (Lyso)-N-acylphosphatidylethanolamine lipase isoform X1, translating to MASAITEDVRANNDRSVVASSVELERSRCWFQRRCSWRPTSKSLLEAAEARIWKFVKSRYEGKHVPVENNERIWTLKFNPNATKVPLVMIHGFGGGAGLWALNIDALAKHRTVYAIDLLGFGRSSRPQLSGDPQEAEEQFVTSIEQWRQEIGLEKFVLLGHSFGGFLASSYTLKHPSRVQHLILADSWGFSEKPAELQYNIPTWVKVVATLIRPFNPLAGLRAAGPWGPSLVQKFRPDLQGKFASLLEDDTIFNYIYHCNAQKPSGETAFKKMSELYGWAKFPMIHRIGELDKNIPMTMIHGSESWIDCSPSYQIKNSRSGYVDVQVIVDAGHHVYADQPEAFNVAVNKICRKEDKLLYVTID from the exons ATGGCATCAGCTATAACGGAAGACGTCCGAGCAAACAATGATCGAAG TGTGGTTGCATCATCAGTGGAACTCGAGAGATCAAGGTGCTGGTTTCAGAGAAGATGTTCATGGCGACCAACCTCTAAAAGTTTGCTGGAAGCTGCAGAAGCGAGAATTTGGAAAT TTGTCAAGTCTCGTTATGAGGGCAAGCATGTGCCAGTGGAAAACAATGAAAGGATATGGACCTTAAAGTTTAATCCTAATGCAACTAAAGTACCACTGGTGATGATTCATGGCTTTGGAGGAGGTGCTGGCCTGTGGGCACTGAACATTGATGCCTTAGCAAAACATAGGACAGTGTATGCAATTGATCTGTTAGGATTTGGCCGCAGCTCACGACCACAGCTGAGTGGAGACCCGCAAGAAGCTGAAGAACAATTTGTTACGTCTATTGAACAATGGCGGCAGGAAATTGGGTTGGAAAAGTTTGTTCTCCTTGGGCACAGCTTTGGTGGCTTTCTGGCAAGTTCATATACATTAAAACATCCTTCCAGAGTTCAGCATCTTATCTTAGCAGACTCTTGGGGCTTTTCAGAGAAACCAGCAGAATTACAGTACAATATTCCAACATGGGTGAAGGTTGTGGCAACTCTTATCCGCCCATTTAATCCGCTGGCAGGACTGCGAGCTGCAGGCCCGTGGg GACCATCACTGGTGCAGAAATTTAGGCCTGACCTTCAAGGGAAATTTGCTAGTCTTCTAGAAGATGACACCATTTTCAACTACATTTACCACTGCAATGCTCAGAAAccaag tGGTGAAACAGCTTTCAAGAAGATGTCAGAGTTGTATGGCTGGGCAAAATTCCCCATGATTCACAGAATTGGTGAATTGGACAAAAACATTCCAATGACAATGATCCATGGCTCAGAGTCTTGGATTGATTGTTCACCCAgctatcaaattaaaaatagtcGCAGTGGTTATGTTGATGTACAAGTGATTGTTGATGCTGGACACCATGTTTATGCAGATCAGCCAGAGGCATTTAACGTGGctgtaaataaaatttgtcgCAAAGAGGATAAACTACTTTATGTGACCATTGACTGA
- the LOC131783910 gene encoding (Lyso)-N-acylphosphatidylethanolamine lipase isoform X2 has protein sequence MIEVELERSRCWFQRRCSWRPTSKSLLEAAEARIWKFVKSRYEGKHVPVENNERIWTLKFNPNATKVPLVMIHGFGGGAGLWALNIDALAKHRTVYAIDLLGFGRSSRPQLSGDPQEAEEQFVTSIEQWRQEIGLEKFVLLGHSFGGFLASSYTLKHPSRVQHLILADSWGFSEKPAELQYNIPTWVKVVATLIRPFNPLAGLRAAGPWGPSLVQKFRPDLQGKFASLLEDDTIFNYIYHCNAQKPSGETAFKKMSELYGWAKFPMIHRIGELDKNIPMTMIHGSESWIDCSPSYQIKNSRSGYVDVQVIVDAGHHVYADQPEAFNVAVNKICRKEDKLLYVTID, from the exons ATGATCGAAG TGGAACTCGAGAGATCAAGGTGCTGGTTTCAGAGAAGATGTTCATGGCGACCAACCTCTAAAAGTTTGCTGGAAGCTGCAGAAGCGAGAATTTGGAAAT TTGTCAAGTCTCGTTATGAGGGCAAGCATGTGCCAGTGGAAAACAATGAAAGGATATGGACCTTAAAGTTTAATCCTAATGCAACTAAAGTACCACTGGTGATGATTCATGGCTTTGGAGGAGGTGCTGGCCTGTGGGCACTGAACATTGATGCCTTAGCAAAACATAGGACAGTGTATGCAATTGATCTGTTAGGATTTGGCCGCAGCTCACGACCACAGCTGAGTGGAGACCCGCAAGAAGCTGAAGAACAATTTGTTACGTCTATTGAACAATGGCGGCAGGAAATTGGGTTGGAAAAGTTTGTTCTCCTTGGGCACAGCTTTGGTGGCTTTCTGGCAAGTTCATATACATTAAAACATCCTTCCAGAGTTCAGCATCTTATCTTAGCAGACTCTTGGGGCTTTTCAGAGAAACCAGCAGAATTACAGTACAATATTCCAACATGGGTGAAGGTTGTGGCAACTCTTATCCGCCCATTTAATCCGCTGGCAGGACTGCGAGCTGCAGGCCCGTGGg GACCATCACTGGTGCAGAAATTTAGGCCTGACCTTCAAGGGAAATTTGCTAGTCTTCTAGAAGATGACACCATTTTCAACTACATTTACCACTGCAATGCTCAGAAAccaag tGGTGAAACAGCTTTCAAGAAGATGTCAGAGTTGTATGGCTGGGCAAAATTCCCCATGATTCACAGAATTGGTGAATTGGACAAAAACATTCCAATGACAATGATCCATGGCTCAGAGTCTTGGATTGATTGTTCACCCAgctatcaaattaaaaatagtcGCAGTGGTTATGTTGATGTACAAGTGATTGTTGATGCTGGACACCATGTTTATGCAGATCAGCCAGAGGCATTTAACGTGGctgtaaataaaatttgtcgCAAAGAGGATAAACTACTTTATGTGACCATTGACTGA
- the LOC131783911 gene encoding 1-acylglycerol-3-phosphate O-acyltransferase ABHD5 translates to MEDTRDQSVGGNESSAGACSWISSWFTWSPTSEKLLEEAESQILQKTQSHYESRFVPLENGQRIWTLKFNPKASRVPLVLVHGFGGGVGLWALNFDALSKNRSVYAFDVLGFGRSSRPQLSSDPLEAEEQFVDSIEKWRENVGLEKFVLLGHSLGGFLASSYALRYPSRIQHLILADPWGFPVKPTEDNMNIHIPVWVKFLGAVLSPFNPLAGLRAAGPWGPSLVRQFRPDFQRKFSSILPDDTIFNYIYHCNAQVPSGETAFKNMTIPYGWAKHPMIYRIGNVNRDIPITMIYGSRSWIDHNTGKETKERRSGCYVDVQVITGAGHHVYVDKPEKFNDLVEGICQNVDNDDSEK, encoded by the exons ATGGAGGATACGAGAGATCAAAG TGTTGGCGGGAATGAATCAAGCGCTGGCGCCTGCAGTTGGATTAGTAGTTGGTTTACGTGGTCCCCGACCTCAGAGAAGCTGTTAGAGGAAGCAGAGTCTCAAATATTACAAA AAACCCAATCTCATTATGAAAGCCGATTTGTACCGTTGGAAAATGGACAGAGAATATGGACATTAAAGTTTAATCCAAAAGCTAGCAGAGTACCATTGGTCTTGGTTCATGGGTTTGGAGGAGGTGTTGGTCTTTGGGCATTAAATTTTGATGCCCTCTCCAAGAACAGGTCTGTTTACGCATTTGATGTGCTGGGGTTTGGTCGCAGCTCCCGGCCTCAGTTGAGTTCAGATCCATTGGAAGCTGAAGAACAGTTTGTGGACTCCATTGAGAAGTGGCGAGAGAACGTCGGCCTTGAAAAGTTTGTTCTTTTGGGTCACAGCCTCGGTGGGTTCTTGGCAAGTTCTTATGCCTTGAGGTACCCTTCCAGGATCCAACATCTGATCTTAGCTGATCCATGGGGCTTTCCAGTGAAACCTACTGAAGATAATATGAATATACACATCCCTGTGTGGGTTAAATTCCTAGGAGCTGTTTTAAGTCCATTTAATCCATTGGCTGGATTACGTGCGGCTGGTCCATGGG GTCCTTCTCTAGTGCGACAATTCAGACCtgattttcaaagaaagttcTCTAGTATCCTGCCAGATGATACCATATTTAACTATATTTATCACTGCAATGCACAAGTACCTAG TGGAGAGACAGCTTTCAAGAACATGACAATCCCATATGGCTGGGCTAAGCATCCAATGATATATAGAATTGGTAATGTCAACAGAGACATTCCTATAACCATGATTTATGGATCAAGATCATGGATTGATCACAACACAGGGAAGGAAACCAAAGAAAGACGAAGTGGATGTTACGTCGATGTTCAAGTAATTACTGGAGCAGGACATCATGTCTATGTGGATAAACCTGAGAAGTTTAATGATTTAGTGGAAGGAATATGTCAAAATGTGGACAATGATGatagtgaaaaataa